DNA from Salinispora arenicola:
GTCGTGCGCCGGATCGCTGATCGACAACTGGAGGTCCCGGCCCCCGAAGTGGTACCTGCCGTCCCGGATCCGATTCGGCCACGGGGCGAGCACCTGCCCGGCGGAGTCGGGGCACAGTTCGTCCGACGCGTACCCGTCGAGCTGGTCCACACCCTCGACCCGGTAGGTCCGAAGCCCGCCACCGACCTCGACAACCACTGCCTCGTGGCCGGCCGCGGCGATGGTCCACTGCGCCCCCGAGGGGGACCGCTGCCCGGGAGAGTTCATCCCGGGACCGTAACCGATCAGGCCCGCTGCCCGCTTGACATCGTGGCCGCTCGGTAGCGGACCAGGGCCGGGAACGCCACCGCCAGCCCGAGCGCGAGTACGGCCGCCAGCAGTCCACCGCCGACCCAGGCCACACCGCTGCCGAAGCCACCCGCCATCGCGCCGGCCCGCAGATCACCGAGGCGCGGCCCCCCGGCCACGACCACCGTGTTCACACCCTGAAGCCGACCCCGCATCCGGTCCGGCGCGTAGACCAACAACATCGACTGGCGCAGCACCGCGCTCACCAGATCTGCCGCACCGGCCACCGCGAGCAGGAGAACCATCAGCCAGAGCTGCTGGGCCAACCCCGCTGCCGCGACGGCCAGACCCCAGCCGACCACCACCGCCACCAAGCCAAGCCCCTGCCGGCGCAGCCGACCGATCCACCCGGAGGTGAGCCCGGCCAACAGGGAGCCGATCGCGATGGCACTGAAGAGCCAACCAACCGCTGCCCCACCGCCGAAACGCTCCTCGGCGATTTCCGGGAACAACGCCCGCGGCAACGCCAGGACCATCGCGATCAGGTCGATGGCGAACGACAGCAGCAGCACCGGTGTGGTGGTCAGGTACCGGAGGCCATCGCTGATCCCGGCCAGCCCGCCGCGACGCACCTCGCCTTCGCGGAGCGGCTCCGGTGGCATCGCCGGCAGCCGCAGCGCGGCCACCATCAGCCCGGTGAACAGGAGCATGTCCGCCGCGTACGCGATCGGCAGGCCGGGCTGGGTACCGCAGACCGCGAAGATCAGACCAGCGGCGAGCGGACCGACCACCGAGGCCACCATGAAGGTGGTGTAGTTCAGCGTGGCTGCCGCCGGTACCAGCCCGGCTGGCAGCAGTCGGGGCAGAGCCGCAGTACGGGCCGGCGCACTGATCGCGAACCCGACCGAGTGAACGGCTACCAGTACCAGCAGCACAACCGGACTACCGACGCCCAGCCACGCGTGCGCGAGCAGACCGAGCATCGTGGCCCAGAGCAACGCCGAGCCGGCGAGTAGCACGCGACGCCGGTCCCGCGCGTCGGCCACGGCGCCACCCCAGAGCCCGAAGATCAGCAGGGGAAGGAAGCCGGCGAGGCCGAGCAGGCCGACCCAGGACGACTTCCCGGTGAGCGAGTACATCTCCACCGGGACAGCGACCGAGGTGAGCTGGAAACCGAACATCGCCATGCTGTTGCCGAGCCACATCCGGCGGAACGCCGGCACCGCCAGCGGGCGCAGGTCGATCGCCCACCGGCTGCCAGCCCGCCGGGCCTGCCGGACCTCGGTCACGGCGCGAGCCGCTCGACGACCCAGTCGCCCCCGTCAGCGGAACGGAACCGCAACCGGTCGTGCAGCCGACTCGCCTGACCCTGCCAGAACTCCACCCCTTCGGGACGCAGCCGAAAGCCGCCCCAGTTCGGCGGGGCGGGGATCGGCACACCGTCGGCGTAGCGCTCCGCCATGGCCCGGTACGCGTCGTCCAGCGCCGACCGGTTCGGAAGCACCCGCGACTGTTCACTCGCCCATGCCCCGAGCTGGGAGCCGCGCGGGCGGCTGGCGAAGTACGCCTCGGTCTCGGCCCGGTCCAGCCGGTCCACCCGACCGGTCACCACGACCTGGCGCTGCAGCATGAACCAGGGGAAGACCAGGCTGGCGTACGGGTTGGCGGCCAACTCGGTGCCCTTGTGTGACCCGTAGTTGGTGAACAGGACGAAGCCGTCTGGGTCGTACCCCTTCAGCAGCACCGTACGGGCGCTCGGCCGACCGGCCCTGTCCGCGGTGCCGAGCACCATCGCGTTCGGCTCGGGCA
Protein-coding regions in this window:
- a CDS encoding MFS transporter yields the protein MTEVRQARRAGSRWAIDLRPLAVPAFRRMWLGNSMAMFGFQLTSVAVPVEMYSLTGKSSWVGLLGLAGFLPLLIFGLWGGAVADARDRRRVLLAGSALLWATMLGLLAHAWLGVGSPVVLLVLVAVHSVGFAISAPARTAALPRLLPAGLVPAAATLNYTTFMVASVVGPLAAGLIFAVCGTQPGLPIAYAADMLLFTGLMVAALRLPAMPPEPLREGEVRRGGLAGISDGLRYLTTTPVLLLSFAIDLIAMVLALPRALFPEIAEERFGGGAAVGWLFSAIAIGSLLAGLTSGWIGRLRRQGLGLVAVVVGWGLAVAAAGLAQQLWLMVLLLAVAGAADLVSAVLRQSMLLVYAPDRMRGRLQGVNTVVVAGGPRLGDLRAGAMAGGFGSGVAWVGGGLLAAVLALGLAVAFPALVRYRAATMSSGQRA
- the pdxH gene encoding pyridoxamine 5'-phosphate oxidase, whose translation is MDVTGDTVPPANLRNEYAADLGLTESNLAGDWYTQFDRWFTEVVAAGLPEPNAMVLGTADRAGRPSARTVLLKGYDPDGFVLFTNYGSHKGTELAANPYASLVFPWFMLQRQVVVTGRVDRLDRAETEAYFASRPRGSQLGAWASEQSRVLPNRSALDDAYRAMAERYADGVPIPAPPNWGGFRLRPEGVEFWQGQASRLHDRLRFRSADGGDWVVERLAP